Within the Streptomyces sp. NBC_00554 genome, the region CCCGGCCAGGCTACCGGCCGTGCAGGCGCGCGGCGCACGCGGAGCCGGTGGTCACAGGGGGTGCACGGGCAGTGCTGGTCGGCGCCGGCCCATACGCTCGTTACCCTTGACACCATGACGTCGCAGCAGAACACCCAGACCATGAAGCCCGCGACAGCGGCGAAGAAGCTGGGTGTGTACCTCGAAGCCACGCCCGCCGAGTTCCAGGAGGGCGTTGTTTCGCGTGCCGAGCTGGCCGCGCTGCAGGCCGAACCGCCCCAGTGGCTGCTGGAGCTGCGGAGCAGCGGTCCGCACCCCCGGCCGGTGGTCGCCGCCAAGCTGGGCGTCTCCATCGCAGGGCTCGCGCGGGGCGGAGTCACCGAGGCCCTCACCACGGA harbors:
- a CDS encoding DUF5997 family protein, with protein sequence MTSQQNTQTMKPATAAKKLGVYLEATPAEFQEGVVSRAELAALQAEPPQWLLELRSSGPHPRPVVAAKLGVSIAGLARGGVTEALTTEQIEALKAEGPEWLLRERATQAEVRKEAARIKEKKADEAAQRS